One part of the Vicia villosa cultivar HV-30 ecotype Madison, WI linkage group LG6, Vvil1.0, whole genome shotgun sequence genome encodes these proteins:
- the LOC131610559 gene encoding uncharacterized protein LOC131610559 — translation MEGIEHRTVEVNGIKMHIAEKGKEGPVVLFLHGFPELWYSWRHQIAAIGSLGYRAVAPDLRGYGDTDAPSSVSSYTGFHIVGDLVALIDLLGVEQVFLVAHDWGALIGWYLCMFRPERIKAYVCLSVPLLRRDPKVRTVDGMHAAYGDDYYISRFQEPAKMEAEMAEAGTAYVMKNILTTRQTGPPIFPKGEYGTGFNPDTPDTLPSWLTEDDLAYYVSKFEKTGFTGGLNYYRNFNLNWELMAPWNGVKIKVPVKFITGELDSVYTSLNMKEYIHGGGFKEDVLNLEEVIVQKGVAHFNNQETAEEINNHIYEFIKKF, via the exons ATGGAAGGAATAGAACACAGAACAGTGGAAGTGAATGGCATCAAAATGCATATTGCCGAGAAAGGCAAAGAAGGACCTGTTGTTTTGTTCCTTCACGGCTTCCCTGAACTCTGGTACTCATGGCGCCACCAGATTGCTGCTATTGGTTCCCTCGGTTACCGCGCGGTGGCTCCGGATCTCCGTGGTTACGGGGACACCGATGCTCCGTCTTCAGTAAGCAGTTACACAGGATTTCATATAGTAGGTGACCTTGTTGCTCTCATTGATTTACTCGGTGTTGAACAAGTGTTCCTCGTGGCTCATGATTGGGGTGCTCTCATTGGTTGGTATTTATGCATGTTTCGTCCTGAAAGAATCAAAGCCTATGTGTGTCTCAGTGTTCCCTTACTCCGTAGAGACCCCAAAGTCAGAACCGTTGATGGCATGCATGCTGCTTATGGAGATGATTATTATATCTCCAGATTTCAG GAACCGGCCAAAATGGAAGCTGAGATGGCTGAAGCTGGCACTGCATATGTGATGAAAAATATTCTCACAACTCGCCAAACTGGTCCTCCGATTTTTCCCAAGGGAGAGTATGGAACTGGATTCAACCCGGATACCCCTGATACTTTGCCATCTTGGCTCACAGAAGATGATCTTGCTTATTATGTCTCCAAATTTGAGAAAACTGGCTTCACCGGAGGATTGAACTACTATAGAAACTTTAACCT AAATTGGGAGCTGATGGCACCGTGGAATGGAGTGAAAATCAAGGTGCCTGTGAAATTCATTACTGGTGAGTTAGATTCGGTATACACCTCGCTTAACATGAAAGAGTATATACATGGTGGAGGTTTCAAGGAAGATGTGCTCAATTTAGAGGAAGTGATTGTGCAGAAAGGGGTGGCTCATTTCAATAATCAGGAAACAGCAGAGGAAATTAACAATCACATTTACGAATTCATCAAGAAGTTTTGA